The following are encoded in a window of Salinibacter ruber DSM 13855 genomic DNA:
- the smpB gene encoding SsrA-binding protein SmpB, with protein sequence MAEGTEVVARNKKAQFEYDIEETLEAGLVLEGSEVKSVRQGKASLDGAYCQVDREGEMKIHGMYIKPYEEAGPFGHEPRRNRKLLLHDQQIGKWGQMAEQEGYTIVPLSLYFRDGWAKLKIGIAKGRQKHDKRQAIKEREMERRLEREQSDYNF encoded by the coding sequence ATGGCTGAAGGCACCGAGGTCGTTGCGCGCAATAAGAAGGCGCAGTTCGAGTACGACATTGAAGAAACCCTGGAGGCGGGGCTCGTCCTGGAGGGGTCCGAGGTCAAATCGGTGCGCCAGGGCAAGGCGAGCCTGGACGGGGCGTACTGTCAGGTCGATCGGGAGGGGGAGATGAAGATCCACGGGATGTACATCAAGCCGTACGAGGAGGCCGGCCCGTTCGGGCACGAACCGCGGCGCAACCGGAAGCTCCTGCTCCACGACCAGCAGATTGGCAAGTGGGGCCAGATGGCCGAGCAGGAGGGCTACACGATTGTCCCGCTGTCGCTCTACTTCCGCGACGGATGGGCAAAGCTAAAGATTGGAATCGCGAAGGGCCGCCAGAAGCACGACAAGCGCCAGGCCATCAAGGAGCGGGAGATGGAGCGCCGACTGGAACGGGAGCAGAGCGACTATAATTTTTAG
- a CDS encoding MqnA/MqnD/SBP family protein has product MDLAIWDYPPAEFLASGFTSGAVENPFRITRHRPEQCAAMLVEDEVDVALMPTMLALQASNAIDVLPSVGLVSWRYPYARLVWQGGLHDFPETIAYDRRVAQERIATRIVLHEHYQVDPTFVPYDARAPQALLDTEEDAALLVGPNVPSLQPEPFTMDIGREWYELSNYPMVWGLYVTKRDQSTDEMIEALIASGEAADDNRDVWVQAQETTASLNEFYREDLRTGLDKLAIASLTEFRKYLFYYDVTEDVPDLPLVYLDEDEEEEEEEEH; this is encoded by the coding sequence ATGGACCTCGCAATCTGGGACTATCCGCCCGCTGAGTTTCTGGCGTCGGGCTTCACGTCCGGTGCCGTCGAGAATCCGTTTCGGATCACGCGGCATCGCCCCGAGCAGTGTGCGGCGATGCTGGTGGAGGACGAGGTCGACGTGGCGCTGATGCCCACGATGCTGGCCCTGCAGGCGAGCAACGCCATCGACGTGCTTCCGAGTGTGGGGCTGGTTTCGTGGCGGTACCCGTACGCCCGGCTCGTGTGGCAGGGGGGGCTGCACGACTTCCCGGAGACCATCGCCTACGACCGGCGCGTCGCGCAGGAGCGCATCGCGACCCGGATCGTCCTGCACGAGCACTACCAGGTCGACCCCACGTTCGTCCCGTACGACGCCCGGGCCCCGCAAGCGCTGCTCGATACCGAGGAGGACGCGGCCCTGCTGGTCGGCCCCAACGTGCCTTCCCTTCAGCCCGAGCCCTTCACGATGGACATCGGGCGCGAGTGGTACGAGCTCTCCAACTACCCGATGGTGTGGGGGCTGTACGTCACCAAGCGGGACCAGTCGACGGACGAGATGATCGAGGCGCTGATCGCCTCGGGCGAGGCGGCCGACGATAACCGCGACGTATGGGTGCAGGCGCAGGAGACCACCGCCTCGCTGAACGAGTTCTACCGCGAGGACCTCCGCACCGGGCTCGACAAACTCGCCATCGCGAGCCTGACGGAGTTTCGGAAGTATCTCTTCTACTACGACGTGACGGAGGACGTCCCCGACCTCCCGCTCGTGTACCTCGACGAGGATGAAGAGGAGGAAGAGGAGGAAGAGCATTGA
- the rplS gene encoding 50S ribosomal protein L19: MATDLMSVVEATQLRDDVPDFDSGDTVNVHLRVVEGEKERIQQFEGVCLSRRGSGPNETITVRKVSEGVGVERIFPVHSPRVAQIDVVRRGAVNRSKLSYLRGLSGKDARIQEQIRGN; encoded by the coding sequence ATGGCTACTGACCTTATGAGCGTCGTCGAGGCGACGCAGCTTCGCGACGACGTGCCGGACTTTGACTCCGGGGACACGGTAAACGTCCACCTCCGGGTGGTTGAAGGCGAGAAGGAGCGCATCCAGCAGTTCGAGGGGGTGTGCCTTTCACGTCGTGGCTCCGGGCCGAACGAGACGATTACGGTTCGCAAGGTGTCCGAAGGCGTGGGCGTCGAGCGCATCTTCCCGGTCCACTCCCCGCGGGTGGCCCAGATCGACGTCGTTCGTCGTGGGGCCGTAAACCGGTCGAAGCTTTCGTACCTCCGTGGCCTGTCGGGCAAGGACGCCCGGATTCAGGAGCAGATTCGGGGGAACTAG
- the trmD gene encoding tRNA (guanosine(37)-N1)-methyltransferase TrmD — protein sequence MPGSIRIDIVTALPALVEEPLQHSILQRAQESDVATLQVHNLREYATDKHRQVDDRPFGGGAGMVLKPEPLFRAVEAIEGAAGEADDIIYLTPDGARLDQSMANRLSMEGHLILIAGHYKGIDQRVRDLLVTREVSIGDVVLSGGELPALMLVDAVVRLVPGALGDSSSALTDAFQDGLLGAPVYTRPAEFRGHEVPSVLRSGDHQAIARWRDEKRLEKTRDRRPDLLPDTNNDSTEASSQ from the coding sequence ATGCCTGGGAGCATACGCATTGACATTGTGACGGCCCTCCCCGCCCTCGTGGAGGAGCCCCTTCAGCATAGCATTCTGCAGCGGGCACAGGAATCGGACGTGGCCACCCTCCAGGTGCACAACCTTCGGGAGTACGCGACCGACAAGCACCGACAGGTGGACGACCGCCCGTTCGGCGGGGGCGCCGGGATGGTGCTGAAGCCGGAGCCGCTGTTTCGGGCCGTGGAGGCGATCGAGGGGGCGGCCGGAGAGGCGGACGACATCATTTACCTTACGCCCGACGGTGCGCGGCTCGATCAGTCGATGGCCAACCGCCTCTCGATGGAGGGCCACCTCATTCTGATTGCGGGGCACTACAAGGGCATCGACCAGCGGGTTCGGGACCTCCTCGTCACGCGTGAAGTGTCGATTGGCGACGTGGTTCTCAGCGGCGGGGAGCTGCCGGCACTGATGCTGGTCGACGCGGTCGTTCGCCTCGTGCCGGGCGCGCTGGGCGACAGCTCGTCGGCCCTCACGGACGCGTTTCAGGACGGGCTTCTGGGCGCGCCGGTCTACACACGCCCGGCTGAGTTTCGGGGGCACGAAGTGCCGTCCGTCCTCCGCTCGGGCGACCATCAGGCCATCGCCCGCTGGCGGGATGAAAAGCGACTCGAAAAGACCCGGGACCGCCGGCCCGATCTCCTACCCGACACCAACAACGATTCGACCGAGGCGTCTTCGCAGTAG
- the rimM gene encoding ribosome maturation factor RimM (Essential for efficient processing of 16S rRNA): MPPPTASTPDDSADPGPDFADVPPTDLVKVGFIFRPHGLDGELKIDPSATDDPARFEVLPTVFVGPHPRRVVRHDIASVRYQKTKRGITVILGLDGIVDRDDAEAVAKMDVFATEAALGLEDDELFADDLVGWTVVTEEGAVQGTVADFMEMPAQDLFVVRTPEDTEAMIPAIDDFIIEIDEEAERIVVRPIDGLMDA, encoded by the coding sequence ATGCCTCCCCCGACGGCCTCCACGCCCGACGATTCGGCGGATCCGGGTCCGGACTTCGCGGACGTCCCGCCGACCGACCTCGTGAAGGTGGGGTTTATCTTCCGCCCCCACGGGCTGGACGGAGAGCTCAAAATCGACCCGTCCGCGACCGACGATCCGGCGCGTTTTGAGGTGCTGCCCACGGTGTTTGTGGGGCCGCATCCGCGTCGCGTCGTACGCCACGACATCGCATCGGTCCGCTACCAGAAGACGAAGCGCGGCATCACGGTCATTCTGGGGCTCGACGGCATCGTGGACCGGGACGACGCCGAGGCGGTCGCCAAAATGGACGTGTTTGCCACCGAGGCGGCCCTGGGCCTGGAAGACGACGAGCTGTTTGCCGACGACCTGGTGGGCTGGACCGTTGTCACCGAGGAGGGGGCGGTGCAGGGCACCGTCGCGGACTTCATGGAGATGCCGGCACAGGACCTCTTCGTGGTCCGGACCCCTGAGGACACGGAGGCGATGATCCCGGCCATCGACGACTTCATCATCGAGATCGACGAGGAAGCGGAACGGATCGTCGTGCGTCCCATCGACGGATTGATGGACGCGTAG
- the rpsP gene encoding 30S ribosomal protein S16, translating to MSVKLRLRRIGRKKIPVYSIVAADQRNARDGRYIEDIGRYFPLREPAEVRLEEDRALYWLENGAQPSDTVRSILRRRGLLLHHHLKKKGESPGEIESAVEEFRERMAEQGEEVKIAVGTRGQDPLERERERAEEIDEEAQLRAQATPLSAVQEETEAEEAEDVETADAEDADAASETDEPEAAADEADETDASADADDNEEPEDE from the coding sequence GTGTCTGTTAAGCTTCGACTGCGCCGCATTGGGCGCAAAAAGATTCCGGTCTATTCGATCGTCGCTGCCGACCAGCGCAACGCGCGGGACGGCCGCTACATCGAGGACATCGGCCGCTACTTTCCGCTCCGCGAACCCGCCGAGGTGCGCCTGGAGGAAGACCGGGCCCTCTACTGGCTCGAAAACGGGGCGCAGCCGAGCGACACGGTGCGGTCCATCCTGCGCCGCCGGGGCCTCCTGCTCCATCACCACCTGAAGAAGAAGGGCGAGTCGCCGGGCGAGATCGAGTCGGCCGTCGAAGAGTTTCGAGAGCGCATGGCCGAGCAGGGCGAGGAGGTGAAGATCGCCGTTGGCACACGCGGCCAGGACCCGCTGGAGCGGGAGCGCGAGCGGGCCGAGGAGATCGACGAGGAAGCCCAGTTGCGCGCCCAGGCCACCCCGCTGTCGGCCGTTCAGGAAGAGACGGAGGCCGAAGAGGCCGAAGACGTCGAGACGGCGGACGCCGAGGACGCCGACGCCGCTTCCGAGACGGACGAGCCGGAGGCCGCCGCGGACGAGGCGGACGAGACCGACGCGTCGGCCGACGCCGACGACAACGAAGAGCCCGAAGACGAGTAG
- the ffh gene encoding signal recognition particle protein, with product MFEGLSQKLEGALQSVTGQGRIDEVNVAETMREIRRALLNADVNYQVAKEFTANVKEAATGEDVLTSVTPGEQLTKIMHDELTRVLGGEHEGIEMAETPPTVILVAGLQGSGKTTFCAKLARHFRKEGHAPLLAASDVYRPAAVDQLKTLADQVNAPVYSIEDDGEIVEDAVRVANEAVTEAQNTARDIVIIDTAGRMHIDEAMMQEVEDIKTTVAPNETLFVVDSMTGQDAVNTAKEFNERIDYDGVVLSKLDGDTRGGAALSIRTVVNKPIKFASTGEKLDALTPFYPDRMAQRILGMGDVVSFVERAQEQYDEQEAERLQEKIRSEEFDLQDFYDQLQRIQKMGSIKELMGMIPGVGNKISDLDIDEEAFTHIEAIIQSMTPEERAHPDILNGTRRRRIARGSGNEVRDVNQLVSQFEEMKDMMKTMQKMTSKGQDVDISSLMDKITGGGGGQSRSPR from the coding sequence ATGTTTGAAGGATTGTCCCAAAAACTTGAGGGCGCCCTGCAGTCCGTCACGGGCCAGGGCCGCATCGACGAGGTGAACGTCGCCGAGACGATGCGGGAGATCCGCCGTGCGTTGCTGAACGCGGACGTCAACTACCAGGTTGCGAAGGAGTTTACCGCGAACGTCAAGGAGGCGGCTACGGGGGAGGATGTTCTGACCTCGGTCACCCCGGGCGAGCAGTTGACGAAGATCATGCACGACGAGCTGACCCGGGTGCTGGGCGGCGAGCACGAGGGCATCGAGATGGCGGAGACGCCGCCCACGGTGATTCTCGTCGCCGGCCTGCAGGGCTCCGGCAAGACGACCTTCTGTGCCAAGCTCGCCCGCCACTTCCGGAAGGAGGGACACGCGCCGCTTCTGGCCGCCTCGGACGTGTACCGGCCCGCCGCCGTGGACCAGCTCAAGACGCTGGCCGACCAGGTCAACGCGCCCGTCTATTCGATTGAGGACGACGGCGAGATCGTTGAGGATGCCGTGCGCGTGGCCAACGAGGCCGTTACGGAGGCCCAGAACACCGCCCGCGACATTGTCATCATCGACACGGCGGGGCGCATGCACATCGACGAGGCGATGATGCAGGAGGTGGAGGACATCAAGACGACGGTGGCGCCGAACGAAACCCTGTTCGTCGTCGACAGCATGACGGGACAGGACGCGGTAAACACCGCCAAAGAGTTCAACGAGCGCATCGACTACGACGGGGTGGTCCTGTCCAAGCTGGACGGGGATACACGCGGTGGCGCGGCGCTCTCGATCCGGACGGTGGTCAACAAGCCGATCAAGTTTGCCTCCACCGGTGAGAAGCTCGACGCGCTCACGCCGTTCTACCCGGACCGCATGGCCCAGCGCATCCTGGGCATGGGCGACGTGGTCTCGTTCGTGGAGCGTGCCCAGGAGCAGTACGACGAACAGGAGGCCGAGCGCCTCCAGGAGAAGATTCGCTCCGAGGAGTTTGACCTTCAGGACTTCTACGATCAGCTCCAGCGCATCCAAAAGATGGGCTCGATCAAAGAGCTCATGGGCATGATTCCGGGGGTCGGCAACAAGATTAGCGACCTCGACATCGACGAGGAGGCCTTCACGCACATCGAGGCGATTATTCAGTCGATGACCCCGGAGGAGCGGGCCCACCCGGACATTCTAAACGGCACCCGTCGGCGCCGCATCGCCCGGGGGAGTGGGAACGAGGTCCGCGACGTGAACCAGCTGGTCAGCCAGTTCGAGGAGATGAAGGACATGATGAAGACAATGCAGAAGATGACGAGCAAGGGGCAGGACGTAGACATCTCGAGTCTCATGGACAAGATTACGGGGGGCGGTGGGGGCCAGAGTCGGAGTCCACGCTAG
- a CDS encoding 5-formyltetrahydrofolate cyclo-ligase has protein sequence MGSQAKTSWRRRFRSYRRSLSARSCRARSSLIVHRALGAPPVAPAQVVHVYWPITAQREVDTRPLIALLRARDVEVVLPVVTSFEAETPTLEHRRYDGPGSLTANRWDIREPKHTERVPPGAIDVVFVPALGVGQDGHRIGHGSGYYDAFLQSVACLRVALTYEACLVPSLPNASHDVPVTTIVTEQQVLAP, from the coding sequence ATGGGCTCTCAAGCCAAAACCTCGTGGCGCCGCCGGTTTCGGTCCTATCGTCGTTCGTTATCGGCCCGATCGTGTCGCGCCCGCAGCAGCCTGATTGTGCACCGGGCCCTGGGCGCCCCCCCCGTGGCCCCGGCACAGGTCGTGCACGTGTACTGGCCGATCACGGCCCAGCGCGAGGTCGACACGCGCCCGCTCATCGCGCTGCTTCGGGCCCGAGACGTGGAGGTCGTCCTGCCGGTCGTTACGAGTTTTGAGGCGGAGACGCCCACCCTGGAACATCGCCGGTACGACGGCCCGGGGTCGCTGACGGCCAATCGTTGGGACATCCGAGAGCCCAAGCACACAGAGCGGGTCCCGCCCGGCGCGATTGACGTGGTGTTCGTGCCGGCCTTGGGCGTCGGCCAAGACGGACACCGAATCGGCCATGGGTCGGGATACTACGACGCGTTCCTCCAGTCGGTCGCCTGTCTACGCGTTGCGCTGACGTACGAGGCCTGCCTGGTTCCCTCCCTGCCAAATGCCTCCCACGACGTGCCGGTGACCACGATCGTTACCGAACAACAGGTTCTCGCCCCGTAG
- a CDS encoding PspC domain-containing protein translates to MSSPRSRSQRSSETTDESFEQPSAFEVGETTLDLDDISEEELDTLYFSDDTDTSGLFNLPTVTGLTLILAGTIYLLSELGAWTGLAFSGLILPWLVGVGVILLGFGLLTWRSSAKDDPESTTTKKAVEAETGQTKVVEEPKKSDNKQLTRSRTDKKLFGVCGGIAEYLNLDPTLVRIAFVVGVIGSGGPFVLGYFALAFIMPKEPPLTPEERLSIIRDEVDES, encoded by the coding sequence ATGTCTTCTCCGCGCTCCCGGTCTCAACGGTCCTCAGAGACAACCGACGAGTCCTTCGAGCAGCCGTCGGCCTTCGAGGTGGGCGAGACCACGCTCGACCTGGACGACATCTCCGAGGAAGAGCTGGACACCCTGTACTTCAGCGACGACACGGACACGTCCGGCCTCTTCAACCTGCCCACCGTGACCGGACTGACGCTGATCCTGGCCGGCACCATTTACCTCCTGAGCGAACTCGGGGCCTGGACCGGCCTGGCCTTTTCCGGTCTCATCCTTCCCTGGCTGGTGGGCGTCGGGGTCATCCTGCTCGGGTTCGGCCTTCTCACGTGGCGCTCGTCGGCCAAAGACGACCCCGAGTCCACGACGACCAAAAAGGCCGTGGAGGCGGAGACCGGCCAGACGAAGGTGGTGGAGGAGCCGAAAAAGTCAGACAACAAGCAGCTGACCCGTTCCCGCACCGACAAAAAGCTGTTTGGCGTGTGCGGTGGGATCGCAGAATACCTGAACCTCGACCCCACCCTCGTCCGCATCGCGTTCGTCGTCGGGGTGATCGGGTCCGGGGGGCCGTTCGTGCTCGGCTACTTCGCCCTGGCCTTCATCATGCCGAAGGAGCCCCCCCTCACCCCCGAGGAACGGCTCTCGATCATCCGGGACGAGGTGGACGAGTCGTAG
- a CDS encoding M16 family metallopeptidase: protein MSDSAATRPHSDPALAPRIQDRTAGPGRLLTLRTSVNDVVSFRGSFVTNPDLAAGDALRQQLTVSLLDKGTEHRDRFALARVLEACGAKLDLSSDGLFVEMSGRALVDDLPRVLEVAAEMLRAPAFDPEEFRKARAQVAADLQRRMEKTSAQASTALSQRLFPEGHPNYSPAPETVLEWLQGLTVQDVRDYHEAHFGANEWTLAVVGDLQHDAVASVVDETFAGWAPHDAPATHDTDAVSTEVGRTTVPMPDKSNVDVRLGHAVPIRRDHDDYPAFYVGNYILGGNFAARLMSTVRDEMGLTYSIRSSLSGVSTRYVGSWQTSVTLSHDAVDEGIAATTDVIREFVAEGATAEELDAKKTTITGSYSVGLATTDRLAQSILTNAERGFDVAYLDDFPEEIRALTLDEVNAAIQDYLDPASMQEALAGTRPRAAEATAGA, encoded by the coding sequence ATGTCCGATTCCGCCGCCACGCGCCCCCACTCCGATCCAGCCCTCGCCCCCCGCATTCAGGACCGCACGGCCGGTCCCGGGCGGCTTCTGACGCTCCGCACGTCGGTCAACGACGTGGTCTCCTTCCGGGGGTCGTTCGTGACGAATCCGGACCTCGCCGCGGGGGATGCGCTCCGCCAGCAGCTCACGGTGTCCCTGCTCGACAAGGGCACGGAGCACCGCGACCGCTTTGCGCTGGCCCGCGTGCTGGAAGCGTGTGGCGCGAAGCTGGACCTGTCGAGCGACGGCCTGTTCGTGGAGATGTCCGGCCGGGCGCTGGTGGACGACCTGCCGCGGGTCCTGGAGGTTGCGGCCGAGATGCTGCGGGCCCCGGCGTTCGACCCCGAAGAATTTCGGAAGGCCCGGGCGCAGGTGGCCGCCGATCTGCAGCGCCGCATGGAGAAGACGTCGGCGCAGGCCTCCACGGCCCTGTCGCAGCGCCTTTTTCCCGAGGGGCACCCGAACTATTCTCCGGCCCCGGAAACGGTGCTGGAGTGGCTGCAGGGCCTCACGGTGCAGGACGTGCGGGACTACCACGAGGCCCACTTCGGGGCCAACGAGTGGACCCTCGCCGTGGTCGGGGACCTTCAGCACGACGCGGTGGCCTCGGTCGTGGACGAGACGTTCGCCGGGTGGGCACCGCACGACGCCCCGGCCACCCACGACACCGATGCGGTCTCTACGGAGGTCGGCCGCACCACCGTCCCGATGCCGGACAAGTCGAACGTGGATGTGCGCCTGGGCCACGCGGTCCCCATCCGACGGGACCACGACGACTACCCCGCGTTCTACGTCGGCAACTACATCCTCGGCGGCAACTTTGCGGCGCGCCTCATGTCCACCGTCCGCGACGAGATGGGGCTCACCTACAGCATCCGGTCGAGCCTATCCGGGGTGAGCACCCGGTACGTCGGGTCGTGGCAGACGAGCGTCACCCTCAGCCACGACGCCGTGGACGAGGGCATCGCGGCGACGACGGACGTCATCCGCGAGTTCGTGGCGGAGGGGGCCACGGCGGAGGAGCTCGACGCGAAGAAGACGACGATCACCGGCTCGTACTCCGTCGGCCTGGCCACCACCGACCGCCTGGCCCAGTCCATCTTGACCAACGCCGAGCGGGGCTTCGACGTCGCCTACCTCGACGACTTTCCCGAAGAAATTCGGGCGCTTACGCTGGACGAGGTGAACGCCGCGATTCAAGACTACCTCGATCCGGCGTCGATGCAGGAGGCCCTTGCGGGGACCCGGCCCCGCGCTGCTGAGGCAACGGCGGGGGCGTGA